A part of Aspergillus flavus chromosome 1, complete sequence genomic DNA contains:
- a CDS encoding putative 3-ketosteroid-delta-1-dehydrogenase produces MAQKNSPIIIVGGGLAGLVAAFELSKREVHTVIIDQENEASLGGQAFWSLGGLFCVNSADQRRLGIQDSRKLALEDWFNSARFDRECDFWPRKWAEAFVNFAADHMERYIKSLGVSFASVGWAERGDGSAGGHGNSVPRFHVSWGTGPAIVEAFEKPVRAAAKKGLVEFMFRRQVDSLIVDESTGAVIGVRGQVLEPSDTARGVASSRKSIDTFEVYGSAVLIASGGIGGNVDLVKKNWPVDRLGTPPSNFVIGVPAHVDGRMIEIAKDAGANVINEDRMWHYTEGLQNWDPIWPQHGIRIIPGPSSLWLDATGKRLPPMLYPGCDTLATLKHICNTGYDYTWFVLDKTIIGKEFALSGSEQNPDLTGKSRLRTLYRMLGSAVPGPVQAFMDKGVDFVVEPTLPKLVAGMNKLAKERDGPPLDVEKIEREIHLRDMQIDNRFTKDAQIMLIQNGRNYWPDRLGRVAKPHKLADPSHGPFVAVRLNLLTRKTLGGLETDLHGRVLRPDGSPFPNLYAAGEVSGFGGGGVHGYSALEGTFLGGCIFSGRTAGMTMAEEVAGKAPRSAL; encoded by the exons ATGGCCCAAAAGAATTCCCCAatcatcatcgtcggcgGGGGACTAGCTGGCTTGGTCGCCGCTTTCGAACTATCCAAACGCGAAGTTCACACTGTCATTATAGaccaagaaaatgaagccagTCTAGGCGGACAAGCGTTTTGGTCTCTTGGGGGCTTGTTCTGCGTGAACTCAGCGGACCAGCGTCGGCTGGGTATCCAAGATAGTCGCAAGCTTGCTCTGGAGGACTGGTTCAATAGCGCACGGTTTGATAGAGAATGTGACTTTTGGCCTAGGAAATGGGCGGAAGCATTTGTGAATTTTGCGGCTGATCATATGGAGCGTTATATCAAATCGTTGGGGGTGAGTTTTGCGAGCGTTGGTTGGGCAGAACGTGGAGATGGGAGTGCAGGAGGTCATGGTAATTCT GTCCCGAGATTTCATGTTTCCTGGGGCACTGGTCCTGCCATCGTGGAGGCTTTCGAGAAGCCGGTTCGCGCTGCCGCGAAGAAAGGGCTTGTGGAGTTCATGTTTCGTCGTCAGGTGGACTCTTTAATTGTTGATGAGTCTACTGGTGCTGTCATCGGTGTACGAGGTCAAGTGCTTGAACCGTCTGACACAGCACGTGGTGTAGCAAGCAGCCGAAAGAGCATCGACACGTTCGAAGTGTACGGCAGCGCAGTGCTTATTGCAAGTGGAGGCATCGGCGGCAATGTAGACTTGGTTAAGAAGAACTGGCCCGTTGATCGACTCGGGACCCCACCGTCAAACTTCGTTATCGGTGTCCCTGCACATGTGGACGGACGCATGATTGAGATTGCAAAAGATGCTGGGGCCAACGTAATCAATGAAGATCGCATGTGGCACTACACTGAAGGCTTACAGAATTGGGATCCGATCTGGCCACAGCATGGGATACGAATTATCCCAGGGCCCTCCTCGCTATGGTTGGATGCCACAGGCAAACGGCTTCCTCCAATGCTCTACCCTGGATGCGATACCCTTGCCACTTTAAAGCACATATGCAACACTGGCTATGACTATACATGGTTTGTACTTGATAAAACAATCATTGGCAAGGAATTCGCACTCTCAGGCTCCGAGCAGAACCCGGATTTGACAGGCAAAAGCAGACTAAGAACGCTCTACCGAATGCTTGGCTCCGCGGTCCCTGGTCCTGTTCAAGCCTTCATGGATAAAGGGGTAGATTTCGTGGTGGAGCCAACATTACCCAAACTGGTGGCTGGGATGAACAAACTTGCCAAAGAACGAGACGGTCCTCCTCTAGATGTTGAGAAGATCGAACGCGAGATCCACCTCCGCGATATGCAAATTGACAACAGGTTTACGAAAGATGCTCAAATAATGCTTATTCAGAATGGGCGCAACTACTGGCCAGATCGTCTCGGCCGGGTGGCTAAGCCGCACAAGCTCGCGGATCCGTCTCACGGTCCGTTTGTCGCTGTACGTCTGAACCTCCTTACTCGTAAGACTCTGGGAGGTCTTGAGACGGATTTACACGGGAGGGTGCTTCGCCCGGATGGATCACCTTTCCCAAACCTGTACGCTGCAGGCGAGGTCTCGGGttttggcggtggtggagtGCATGGCTATAGTGCGCTTGAAGGAACTTTCTTGGGAGGCTGTATTTTCTCAGGGCGAACGGCAGGTATGACAATGGCAGAAGAGGTGGCGGGAAAGGCACCACGGTCTGCTTTGTAG
- a CDS encoding putative NGG1 interacting factor Nif3 gives MNTLLRSSVRLYSTMSASLSPTSSPFTKAVVSSMRKLYPETLADKSWDNTGLLLEAPLNPTRRQNNSVLLAIDLTKAVADEAIARKDSAIVAYHPIIFRGLKSLTFNDPQQQSLLRLAQEGISVYSPHTAVDATPGGMADWLCDIVTGSITPTPSPSSTTNTPIQSSSKTYTAPSYPTPHAVIPANASSIPKHTRSTIHPSPPPLPENMETAGMGRLVTFDSPQPLTSLVDRIAEGVGFPGGIPIAIPQGVSVDEISIRTVGVCPGSGSSVLMKGGNVPDLLFTGEMSHHEALAAIERGKVVVALAHSNTERGYLRAVMKEKLEGVLKEEWEVQRAEALKASEGDEGLVEILKDGVCEVHVSESDRDPYGIMVRKV, from the exons ATGAACACCCTCCTCCGTTCCTCTGTTCGCCTCTACTCAACAATGTCTGCATCACTATCCCCTACGTCATCGCCCTTCACCAAGGCCGTGGTGAGCTCCATGAGGAAACT GTACCCCGAGACCCTCGCAGACAAAAGCTGGGATAACACAGGCC TCCTCCTCGAAGCCCCCTTAAACCCAACCCGACGCCAAAACAACTCCGTCCTGCTAGCCATAGACCTCACAAAAGCTGTCGCAGACGAAGCCATCGCGCGCAAAGACTCCGCAATCGTAGCCTACC ACCCGATTATCTTCCGCGGCCTCAAATCCCTCACCTTCAATGACCCGCAGCAACAATCCCTCCTCCGTCTCGCACAGGAAGGCATCAGCGTCTACTCCCCGCACACAGCCGTGGACGCCACACCAGGCGGAATGGCCGACTGGCTCTGCGACATCGTAACCGGCTCAATCACCCCtactccttctccctcttccaccaccaaTACGCCAATCCAATCCTCCTCGAAGACCTATACAGCCCCATCCTACCCAACCCCGCACGCCGTGATCCCCGCCAACGCGAGCTCAATCCCAAAACACACCAGATCAACCATCCACCCCTCGCCGCCCCCTCTCCCCGAGAACATGGAAACCGCCGGAATGGGCCGTCTCGTTACCTTCGACTCTCCCCAGCCATTAACATCTCTCGTTGATAGGATTGCAGAGGGTGTCGGATTCCCCGGTGGCATTCCCATCGCGATTCCGCAGGGTGTGTCTGTCGATGAGATTTCGATTCGGACGGTCGGGGTGTGTCCGGGGTCTGGGTCCAGTGTGCTTATGAAGGGGGGTAATGTTCCTGATTTGCTGTTTACGGGGGAGATGAGCCATCATGAGGCGTTGGCGGCTATTGAGCGCGGGAAGGTGGTTGTTGCGCTTGCGCATTCGAATACGGAGAGGGGGTATCTGAGGGCTGTTATGAAGGAGAAGTTGGAGGGGGTGCTTAAGGAGGAGTGGGAGGTTCAGCGTGCGGAGGCTTTGAAGGCATCGGAGGGTGATGAGGGATTGGTGGAGATTTTGAAGGACGGGGTGTGTGAAGTACATGTTAGTGAGAGCGACCGGGATCCTTACGGTATCATGGTCAGGAAGGTTTAA